Proteins encoded within one genomic window of Phototrophicus methaneseepsis:
- a CDS encoding acyl-CoA dehydrogenase family protein, translating into MDFDLSDELKMFQRAVRDFCEKEIKPHAAHADETGELPWDAIHKMPDMGLVGLQVDEDYGGIGLDTLGAAIAVEELGRVCGSTGLSVSAHNGLGCGPIMRWGTDEQKSKWLPLLTSGEYLGALALTEPQAGSDLLNGAQTSAVRDGDSWVINGSKAWITNVRFAPVVSVLLRTDKEAGSRGFSMFLVEPDREGVTVHPPEKKMGLKASPTQMITFENVRVPASNLLGEEGKGFYMTMQSLDAGRVSIGALSVGLAQGAYEEMVRYAQDRQAFGEPIANKQLIQKKIADAAMELEAARLLVYKAAWMKDQGRDYSKWAAIAKLKASEVAEKVCFEALQIHGSYGYSREYPVERIYRDQRLMQIGEGTSEILRIVIARRVVQEFEKGILLPA; encoded by the coding sequence ATGGATTTTGATTTAAGTGATGAACTCAAAATGTTCCAGCGGGCCGTCCGTGATTTTTGTGAGAAGGAAATCAAGCCTCATGCGGCCCACGCCGATGAAACAGGCGAACTGCCCTGGGATGCGATCCATAAGATGCCTGATATGGGGTTAGTTGGCCTGCAAGTCGATGAGGATTATGGTGGGATCGGCCTGGATACCCTGGGCGCGGCCATCGCCGTTGAGGAGCTTGGGCGTGTGTGTGGCTCTACCGGGCTTTCTGTCAGCGCCCATAATGGGCTGGGATGTGGCCCAATTATGCGATGGGGCACAGATGAACAGAAGTCTAAATGGTTGCCTCTCCTGACCAGTGGTGAGTATCTTGGGGCGCTGGCACTAACGGAGCCACAGGCAGGCTCCGACTTGCTCAATGGGGCCCAGACATCCGCTGTCCGTGATGGGGATTCGTGGGTTATCAATGGTAGCAAAGCGTGGATTACAAATGTGCGATTCGCGCCTGTCGTCAGCGTGCTGCTGCGCACAGATAAAGAGGCCGGATCACGTGGGTTTAGCATGTTCTTGGTCGAGCCAGACCGTGAAGGTGTGACTGTGCACCCACCTGAGAAGAAAATGGGGCTGAAAGCTTCTCCCACGCAGATGATTACCTTTGAAAATGTGCGTGTTCCGGCCAGTAACTTGCTCGGTGAAGAGGGCAAAGGCTTCTATATGACCATGCAGTCCTTAGATGCAGGGCGTGTGAGTATTGGCGCGCTGAGCGTGGGGCTGGCACAGGGAGCCTATGAAGAGATGGTTCGCTATGCTCAGGATCGGCAGGCTTTTGGGGAGCCTATCGCCAATAAGCAGCTCATCCAGAAGAAAATCGCAGATGCGGCGATGGAGCTAGAAGCTGCCCGCCTGCTGGTCTATAAAGCGGCATGGATGAAAGACCAGGGACGCGATTACAGCAAATGGGCGGCTATTGCCAAGCTCAAGGCCAGCGAAGTCGCTGAGAAAGTGTGCTTTGAGGCGCTCCAGATTCATGGGAGCTATGGCTATAGTCGTGAATATCCTGTGGAGCGTATTTATCGTGATCAGCGCCTGATGCAGATCGGTGAGGGCACGAGCGAAATCCTTCGGATTGTGATTGCGCGCCGTGTGGTGCAGGAATTCGAAAAGGGTATTTTGCTACCAGCATAG
- a CDS encoding GAF domain-containing sensor histidine kinase encodes MTEILHQLNDIAHAVLTAAEASDVEDTLQQIASVGRDLVKCRYAALGVPDGSGSLRYFMTDGMDAATIAHIGHLPHGHGLIGEIMRQRQTLMLEDMSTHPSSVGFPQHHPEMVTFLGVPVILGQQMFGMMYLCDRIDGMPFDSNDRMLIETLAGYAALTIANVEMSTQHQRLKLLEQRETIGMELHDGIIQSLYGLGMQVEIMRQRDTIEGSELDTVIDGLNDTIEDIRSYIMKLRATEKRQTIRQRIEHIKKRLLVPETVDVIINAPDTVPPFPFNVFESIGLIINEALSNAVRHAQATSIYIETQETDDTFIIIIKDNGIGFAPQDVGTNSGSTGLGLRNMRYRARLYGGNIDVDTIAGQGTTVTVTIPLQI; translated from the coding sequence ATGACTGAAATTTTGCACCAACTCAACGATATTGCACATGCAGTCCTTACCGCTGCGGAAGCCTCCGATGTCGAAGACACGCTGCAACAGATCGCCTCTGTTGGGCGTGACCTGGTCAAATGCCGTTATGCAGCCCTCGGCGTACCAGATGGCTCAGGCAGCTTACGCTATTTTATGACAGATGGTATGGATGCCGCCACCATCGCTCATATCGGCCATTTACCACACGGCCACGGCCTCATTGGCGAAATTATGCGCCAGCGCCAGACCCTCATGCTGGAAGATATGAGCACACATCCAAGCTCGGTTGGCTTCCCCCAACATCACCCAGAAATGGTGACGTTCCTGGGGGTGCCTGTCATCCTGGGCCAACAGATGTTTGGCATGATGTATTTGTGTGATCGCATTGATGGCATGCCTTTCGATAGTAACGACCGCATGCTGATCGAAACACTGGCAGGCTATGCCGCCCTCACCATCGCAAATGTAGAAATGAGCACCCAGCATCAACGCCTTAAATTGCTGGAACAGCGCGAAACAATCGGCATGGAGCTCCACGATGGCATTATTCAGTCCCTGTATGGCCTGGGTATGCAGGTTGAGATTATGCGCCAGCGCGACACCATCGAAGGCAGCGAGCTGGATACTGTCATTGATGGCCTGAACGATACCATCGAAGACATCCGCAGCTATATCATGAAGTTGCGCGCCACAGAAAAACGTCAGACCATCCGCCAGCGGATCGAACATATTAAAAAGCGGCTCCTCGTACCAGAAACTGTCGATGTCATCATCAATGCGCCGGATACAGTACCACCGTTCCCGTTCAATGTTTTTGAATCTATTGGTTTGATCATCAACGAGGCACTGAGCAACGCTGTACGCCACGCTCAGGCGACGTCGATCTACATAGAAACACAGGAAACGGATGATACGTTCATCATTATCATCAAAGATAATGGGATCGGCTTTGCTCCCCAGGATGTTGGCACAAACAGCGGGAGCACGGGCCTGGGCTTACGTAATATGCGCTACCGGGCACGGCTCTATGGTGGGAACATTGATGTCGATACCATTGCGGGCCAGGGCACGACTGTAACGGTTACCATCCCTCTGCAGATATAA
- the lspA gene encoding signal peptidase II yields MRRWVPFLLIVLAVLLLDQLSKQWVLENIALGETYLVIPQLHPYFQFTYSANTGAAFGIFPEAGALFQFLPLVIVVVMLYFVYRSGATDDIMRIGFGLAVGGALGNVIDRLQHGHVIDFFHVYIPQINLSNVSNFADHAIVLGVMILLVDNLWQERKNKTEAQVSPDEVSSGDA; encoded by the coding sequence GTGCGACGCTGGGTACCTTTTTTGCTGATCGTCTTAGCCGTGCTGTTGTTGGATCAATTGTCAAAGCAATGGGTCCTGGAGAATATTGCCCTGGGAGAGACTTATCTCGTCATTCCCCAACTGCACCCGTACTTCCAATTTACATATAGCGCGAATACGGGGGCCGCGTTTGGTATCTTCCCTGAAGCAGGCGCGCTCTTTCAATTTCTGCCACTTGTGATTGTGGTTGTGATGCTTTACTTCGTCTATCGGTCCGGCGCAACAGATGACATCATGCGCATTGGCTTTGGCCTGGCTGTAGGGGGTGCTTTAGGCAACGTCATTGATCGTTTGCAACACGGCCACGTCATTGATTTCTTCCACGTATATATTCCACAGATCAACCTCTCGAACGTCTCAAACTTTGCGGATCACGCGATTGTGTTAGGTGTGATGATTCTGCTTGTCGATAACCTGTGGCAGGAGCGTAAAAATAAAACAGAAGCCCAGGTCAGCCCTGATGAAGTTTCATCAGGCGATGCCTGA
- a CDS encoding GNAT family N-acetyltransferase — protein MSEVDFTIRPLEREDREWVAHFMDEYWGTTQIVSRGQTHYGHLLPGLVAERTGNQSDEGEDEAADDAAEPLGLITYHIVGDACEITTLNSLDEHRGVGSALVEALIATIKELGGIRRIWLITTNDNLNALRFWQKREFTLVTIHRDAIQESRRIKPQIPIIGQDGIPIRDEIELEYNL, from the coding sequence ATGTCAGAGGTTGATTTTACGATACGCCCGTTGGAGCGAGAGGATCGCGAGTGGGTTGCCCACTTCATGGATGAGTACTGGGGCACGACCCAGATTGTCTCCCGCGGGCAAACGCATTACGGTCATCTGCTGCCGGGGCTGGTCGCAGAGCGCACAGGCAATCAGTCTGACGAGGGCGAAGATGAAGCCGCAGACGATGCCGCAGAACCGCTTGGACTCATTACTTATCATATCGTTGGTGATGCGTGTGAAATCACGACGCTCAACAGCCTGGATGAACATAGAGGTGTCGGGTCTGCCCTGGTCGAAGCGCTCATTGCAACCATCAAAGAACTAGGCGGGATTCGTCGTATCTGGCTCATCACCACAAACGATAACTTGAATGCGCTGCGCTTCTGGCAAAAACGAGAATTCACCCTCGTGACCATTCACCGTGATGCCATTCAGGAATCGCGCCGCATTAAGCCACAAATCCCCATCATCGGCCAGGATGGCATCCCGATACGGGACGAAATTGAATTGGAATATAACCTCTAA
- a CDS encoding phosphotransferase enzyme family protein, with the protein MNKPYTYRDNPLPNDPSQTEPVPNDEAYWLTLAQQAITSQPGYANASVTWLAHTHNAVFLVENEAKNAVLYLYEHGVDFDMLLSEWEWLRAISMGTHLTVSQYLKLIQVRDEQTQQLIQGAIRQYLAGEPVAPANLTPAQMSLIGDFLAELHDFSARYTPIPNFVRPHLDYEGLFGPDGIYHPGEGVAVFTAQQNAVMQAVTEHVRTAMTELGKSRSEYGLIHGDLLSKNILFHEGNLRAIDFEYSGWGYYLYDLTPLLWQLKAQANYSTLAEALWNSYTSKRPLSARHKALLETFIAARQVASMRWLASNMTLPTVRDNAELLIAQRTTELEGFLQSGILNRHSITL; encoded by the coding sequence ATGAATAAACCGTATACATATCGGGATAATCCATTGCCAAACGATCCATCACAGACAGAACCCGTACCCAACGATGAAGCCTATTGGCTCACTCTTGCGCAGCAAGCGATCACCAGCCAGCCAGGTTATGCCAATGCAAGCGTCACCTGGCTGGCCCATACACATAACGCCGTCTTCCTTGTCGAAAACGAAGCTAAAAACGCCGTGCTCTATCTTTATGAGCATGGCGTTGATTTTGACATGCTGCTCTCTGAGTGGGAATGGCTGCGCGCCATCTCTATGGGAACGCACCTCACGGTCAGCCAGTACCTTAAGCTGATCCAAGTGAGAGACGAACAAACCCAGCAGCTCATCCAGGGCGCTATACGGCAATATCTCGCTGGGGAACCCGTCGCACCAGCCAACCTCACACCAGCACAGATGTCTTTAATTGGCGACTTCCTGGCTGAGCTGCACGATTTTTCAGCGCGTTACACGCCGATCCCAAATTTTGTACGTCCACACCTGGATTACGAGGGCCTGTTCGGGCCAGATGGTATCTATCATCCGGGGGAAGGGGTTGCAGTCTTCACAGCCCAGCAGAACGCCGTGATGCAAGCCGTGACAGAACACGTCCGCACAGCGATGACCGAATTAGGCAAATCACGCTCGGAATATGGCCTTATCCATGGCGATTTGCTCAGCAAGAACATCCTGTTCCATGAGGGCAACTTGCGTGCTATTGACTTTGAATATAGCGGCTGGGGCTACTATCTCTATGATCTTACCCCTCTGCTGTGGCAGCTTAAGGCACAGGCCAACTATAGCACGCTAGCAGAGGCACTGTGGAACAGCTACACCAGCAAGCGCCCACTTTCAGCACGTCATAAAGCCTTGCTAGAGACGTTTATCGCTGCGCGGCAGGTCGCCAGCATGCGCTGGCTCGCCAGCAATATGACGCTGCCCACCGTAAGGGACAATGCTGAATTACTTATCGCACAGCGCACAACAGAGCTTGAAGGCTTTTTGCAATCCGGCATTCTAAACCGCCACTCAATCACACTCTAG
- a CDS encoding MFS transporter — protein sequence MGKTWQANRVYLLICGASSLFFTLVFTVNMIYQAQIVGLNPLQLVLVGTVLEISALFFEIPTGVVADVYSRRLSVIIGMFLIGAGFIIEGVPTFGMVLLSQVVWGIGSTFISGAQDAWIADEIGNESATPLYIRGAQVGQFVSIIAIIFSVGLGSLNLQLPIVLGGIGFILLGITLIFIMPEDGFSPVPRQERTSWRDLFQTLSEGIRLIRSQRVLVMILLISLGYGLYSESFDRLWTPHLLSFNFPFAAQIPEVFWFGGISIVLSVLGIIAAEIIRRRVNMGHSHTLAGLLGLLYGLTALGSIAFALTGSFWVAVIFYLVTATARAAAGPLFPAWLNQHTESSVRATVHSIAAQANAFGQIVIGPAIGTIGLVAGLRTALTIGGIALLPVVWLITRTRRIYNPNRADVVTTP from the coding sequence TTGGGCAAAACCTGGCAAGCAAACCGTGTTTATCTGCTCATTTGCGGTGCAAGTTCGCTCTTCTTCACGCTTGTTTTCACAGTCAACATGATCTATCAGGCCCAGATCGTCGGGCTGAATCCATTACAGCTCGTCCTGGTAGGTACCGTACTGGAGATTTCTGCATTATTCTTTGAAATTCCTACGGGCGTCGTCGCAGATGTCTACAGCCGACGGTTATCTGTCATCATCGGTATGTTTCTGATTGGCGCAGGCTTCATCATCGAAGGTGTGCCGACCTTCGGCATGGTACTGCTTTCTCAGGTCGTCTGGGGCATTGGCAGCACGTTCATCAGCGGGGCCCAGGACGCCTGGATTGCGGATGAAATCGGCAATGAGAGCGCCACCCCGCTCTATATTCGTGGCGCCCAGGTCGGCCAGTTCGTCAGCATCATTGCAATTATCTTCAGCGTTGGATTAGGCAGCCTCAACTTACAACTGCCCATAGTACTGGGTGGCATTGGCTTTATCCTGCTCGGTATCACCCTGATCTTCATCATGCCTGAAGATGGTTTCTCGCCTGTTCCACGTCAGGAGCGCACAAGCTGGCGTGATTTATTCCAGACCCTCAGTGAGGGCATCCGCCTGATTCGCAGCCAGCGCGTCCTGGTGATGATTTTGCTCATTTCCCTGGGATATGGCCTCTATAGCGAGAGCTTTGATCGCCTATGGACGCCTCACCTGCTCTCGTTCAACTTTCCCTTTGCGGCACAAATCCCGGAAGTGTTCTGGTTCGGTGGCATCAGTATTGTGCTGTCTGTACTGGGCATCATCGCCGCAGAAATCATCCGGCGACGCGTCAATATGGGGCACAGCCACACATTGGCAGGCCTGCTTGGCCTGCTTTATGGCCTGACGGCGCTGGGTTCTATCGCCTTTGCGCTGACAGGGTCTTTTTGGGTGGCGGTCATATTCTACCTGGTGACTGCGACAGCCAGGGCAGCAGCCGGGCCACTCTTCCCGGCCTGGTTAAACCAGCATACAGAGAGCAGCGTACGGGCAACGGTCCACTCTATCGCGGCCCAGGCCAACGCTTTCGGACAGATTGTCATTGGCCCCGCTATCGGCACTATTGGCCTCGTCGCTGGCTTGCGCACAGCCCTGACAATTGGGGGAATTGCTTTGCTGCCTGTCGTCTGGCTGATTACAAGAACACGCCGCATCTACAACCCAAACCGCGCAGACGTGGTCACAACACCGTGA
- a CDS encoding response regulator translates to MQKPVRILIADDHMVVRAGLRALLERNTHFNVVAEASTGEEAVRQAIDIQPDVAVLDIRMPGISGIEACRQIVENVPQCRVVMLTSYAEDELLMAAIQAGASGYVLKRIGSQELIQAVERVSRGEGMLDPAMTASVFAEVRKASQAQHAAAFSELTAQEMAVLALVAEGMTNRQIAVKLYLGEGTVRNYVSSVLSKIGASNRAEAAAFAVKHNISEFVPPLEE, encoded by the coding sequence ATGCAAAAACCGGTGCGTATTTTAATTGCAGACGATCATATGGTCGTCCGTGCGGGATTGCGTGCATTGCTTGAGCGCAATACGCACTTCAACGTAGTTGCGGAAGCCAGCACGGGTGAAGAAGCTGTGCGGCAGGCGATTGATATTCAACCTGATGTGGCTGTGCTGGATATTCGTATGCCAGGTATTTCTGGCATTGAGGCGTGCCGCCAGATCGTTGAGAATGTGCCTCAGTGTCGCGTCGTGATGCTGACTTCTTATGCTGAAGATGAACTGCTGATGGCTGCCATCCAGGCCGGGGCATCTGGTTACGTGCTTAAGCGCATTGGTAGCCAGGAGTTGATCCAGGCTGTGGAGCGCGTCAGCCGTGGTGAGGGCATGTTGGACCCTGCAATGACTGCCAGCGTTTTCGCTGAAGTGCGCAAGGCAAGCCAGGCCCAACACGCCGCTGCATTTTCTGAGTTAACAGCCCAGGAAATGGCAGTACTCGCCCTTGTTGCTGAAGGTATGACCAACCGTCAGATTGCTGTGAAGCTTTATCTGGGTGAGGGCACTGTACGTAACTACGTCAGCAGTGTTCTTTCCAAAATTGGGGCATCCAACCGTGCCGAAGCAGCTGCTTTCGCCGTCAAGCACAATATCAGTGAGTTTGTGCCGCCGCTGGAAGAGTAA
- a CDS encoding RIO1 family regulatory kinase/ATPase codes for MPNMNNYLDEYDDYLEQFDPMQNDRQARRKRKAKPRHQPKKAEQAIIEEIADTSGTLEGGFETTYQPSRYEEGWLLDSVRSFYEQALITDVVSKVKGGKEASVYRCLAHDSVEKTYLAAKVYRPRMFRQLRNDAMYREGRTLLNADGKEITDRDKREMRAMKVKSGFGQQMSHTSWLMYELNTLESLYAAGAAVPKPYASAMNALLMSYIGDENMPAPPLNDVLLEQDEAYELFDEAMRNIKIMLSQGIVHGDLSAYNILYWDGQITLIDFPQVSQVESNPNAEFILQRDITRVCDYFIKQGVDCDADQLSRDLWEAYGPVRDTINYNE; via the coding sequence ATGCCTAACATGAACAACTATCTGGACGAATACGACGACTATCTCGAGCAATTCGACCCAATGCAGAATGATCGGCAGGCTCGCCGCAAGCGTAAGGCCAAGCCTCGTCACCAACCAAAGAAGGCTGAACAAGCCATAATCGAAGAAATCGCAGATACCAGCGGCACGCTGGAAGGCGGTTTCGAAACAACATATCAGCCCAGCCGCTACGAAGAAGGCTGGCTGCTGGATAGTGTCCGCAGCTTTTATGAGCAGGCCCTGATCACAGATGTGGTCTCAAAGGTCAAAGGTGGCAAAGAAGCCAGCGTTTACCGCTGCCTCGCGCATGATAGCGTCGAAAAGACCTATCTCGCGGCCAAAGTCTACCGCCCGCGCATGTTCCGGCAGTTACGCAATGATGCCATGTACCGCGAGGGCCGTACGCTGCTCAATGCCGATGGCAAAGAGATCACTGATCGTGATAAGCGCGAAATGCGTGCCATGAAAGTAAAATCCGGCTTCGGCCAGCAAATGTCCCATACAAGCTGGTTGATGTACGAGTTAAACACGTTGGAATCCCTGTATGCAGCCGGGGCTGCCGTACCGAAGCCTTATGCCAGCGCTATGAACGCCCTGCTGATGAGCTATATCGGTGACGAAAATATGCCAGCGCCACCTCTCAACGACGTCTTGCTAGAGCAGGACGAGGCCTACGAGCTATTTGATGAGGCCATGCGCAACATCAAGATTATGCTATCGCAGGGTATCGTCCATGGGGATCTTTCTGCATACAACATCCTGTATTGGGATGGGCAGATCACGCTGATTGACTTCCCGCAGGTTTCGCAGGTAGAGAGCAATCCCAACGCGGAATTCATCTTACAGCGCGATATCACACGCGTTTGTGACTACTTCATCAAGCAGGGCGTTGACTGTGATGCCGACCAGCTTTCACGGGATCTATGGGAGGCATATGGGCCTGTTCGTGATACGATCAACTACAATGAATAA
- a CDS encoding histidine phosphatase family protein has translation MSAPLTLYMLRHGEVFNPQRILYGRMPGFYLSDVGRHQAIMAGRALKDKPISAMYSSPMERAQETATLVLGQRPGNQLAVQVDPRLNECHTPFDGTPHEKLEKVMFDIYTGNEPPHECPADLRVRALEFIAEMRTKHAHEQIAFVTHGDIVVTLFLHAMGQELNDIGRGKLEDLGLPERYPMTASINTLTYHTDDPDEVPEYHYLRPY, from the coding sequence ATGAGTGCCCCGTTGACGCTTTATATGCTCCGTCACGGAGAAGTCTTTAACCCTCAGCGGATTTTGTATGGTCGTATGCCCGGCTTCTACCTTAGTGATGTAGGCCGGCATCAGGCCATCATGGCGGGTCGTGCGCTAAAAGATAAGCCTATTTCAGCAATGTACAGCAGCCCGATGGAGCGCGCCCAGGAGACGGCGACACTCGTGTTGGGGCAGCGCCCAGGCAACCAGCTTGCAGTGCAGGTTGACCCCCGGCTGAATGAATGCCATACGCCTTTTGACGGGACCCCGCATGAAAAGCTGGAAAAGGTCATGTTCGATATTTATACAGGGAATGAGCCACCGCATGAGTGCCCGGCGGATTTGCGCGTGCGTGCGCTGGAATTCATCGCGGAGATGCGCACGAAACATGCTCATGAGCAGATTGCTTTTGTGACGCACGGCGATATTGTGGTGACGCTGTTCTTACATGCGATGGGGCAGGAGCTGAATGATATCGGTCGTGGGAAGCTGGAAGACCTGGGTTTGCCAGAGCGTTACCCTATGACGGCCTCTATCAATACCCTGACGTATCATACCGATGACCCTGACGAAGTGCCTGAGTATCATTATTTGAGGCCCTACTAG
- a CDS encoding tetratricopeptide repeat protein: MARLVARFGLTRFDADEYYKLALKAFQKNNLAEAILNMNHALNLLPYRAEYYAARGFFHLEDGVIEKAAEDFDQALQISKYEMLANYGKGVIAYKDKDWEGASQYFLAAWAAAPDRAETLYYLAMVAYRLRDYERAADWMQRAIKAYGQRGEKKHITNAQDWLNEFKKQSTRNNLLNDR; this comes from the coding sequence ATGGCCCGCCTGGTCGCCCGCTTTGGCCTGACACGCTTCGATGCGGATGAATACTATAAATTAGCCCTTAAAGCATTCCAGAAGAACAATCTGGCAGAAGCTATCCTCAATATGAATCATGCCCTCAACCTGTTGCCATACCGGGCGGAATATTACGCGGCACGGGGCTTCTTCCATCTGGAAGACGGTGTTATAGAAAAAGCTGCGGAAGACTTCGATCAGGCGCTGCAAATTAGTAAGTATGAGATGCTCGCCAACTATGGCAAAGGCGTTATCGCTTATAAGGACAAAGATTGGGAAGGCGCATCACAATATTTTCTGGCGGCCTGGGCTGCCGCGCCAGATCGTGCTGAGACGCTTTATTACCTGGCAATGGTCGCTTACCGCCTACGAGATTATGAGCGCGCCGCCGATTGGATGCAGCGCGCTATCAAAGCTTATGGTCAGCGTGGGGAAAAGAAACACATCACCAATGCACAGGACTGGCTTAACGAGTTCAAAAAGCAGAGTACCCGCAATAACCTGCTGAACGATAGATAG